From Tachypleus tridentatus isolate NWPU-2018 chromosome 8, ASM421037v1, whole genome shotgun sequence, a single genomic window includes:
- the LOC143258470 gene encoding uncharacterized protein LOC143258470, with product MDHTITEFSETVSDNSGSKPTSYHHYYNGKQASSTPLLLHGRKLTYNGHATDEKLNHNGHATDIKLTQNGHVGSTLNSSENTVFRNLRQSPNRDLNVLVDFPIVNGNGQPSKDNSSRFDKVGDIFDCTLYKHSAADIRMTSFDLPKCHSPTTKSFLGREKKELFMETKNPLVTGYTNDQNITETNSTSIIDTNSSQHINYILGKIDTRIEQAIGSDATEGTEIYQIPTRNVTDGAVKKLDTSNNIYANHFNELDRKNDLQMGNIQQPQNKQKGLYHRTSFEESLRGLPEAGEQNLETQKQKMVPPVRQSLISSDSLLYELTEFPVYSPEKQYFYERLDERYPRRGLVPEETNDFARLQSEIIVHEVDTLSEAGSEDVELIPHRYESQSSGQKHIYVNRLSLAVELLKTQEALPYDEEFKPLPVGDGEQGNETGTMAFIEDYFSESPREYIYSAIEGEMNPGFVDESQFEDYDDPVFKLNAAYSYLQSDVFKRENLEKVGRCQPTITNQVNETLDDNTHSPNGYTKFGTLPRQKAICPDIRQGHFRTSCGPCCVTM from the exons ATGGACCACACCATTACAGaattttcagaaacagtaagtgaTAACTCTGGATCAAAACCAACATCTTATCATCATTATTATAATGGCAAACAAGCTTCTTCAACACCCCTTTTACTTCACGGCAGAAAATTAACATACAATGGCCATGCAACGGACGAAAAATTGAACCACAATGGCCATGCAACGGACATAAAACTGACACAAAATGGTCACGTAGGAAGCACTTTGAACTCTTCAGAGAACACCGTTTTTAGAAATTTAAGGCAATCCCCTAACAGAGATCTCAATGTTTTGGTTGATTTCCCGATAGTAAATGGTAATGGTCAACCTTCAAAAGACAATAGCAGTCGATTTGACAAAGTTGGTGATATCTTCGATTGCACTTTATACAAACATTCCGCCGCTGATATAAGGATGACTTCTTTTGATTTACCAAAATGTCATTCGCCCACCACTAAATCATTTCTAGGAAGAGAGAAAAAGGAGCTATTTATGGAAACCAAAAATCCTTTAGTTACAGGGTATacaaatgatcaaaatataactgaaacaaattCAACTTCAATTATCGACACTAACAGTTCAcaacatattaattatattttaggtAAAATAGATACGAGAATAGAACAAGCAATTGGTTCAGATGCTACAGAAGGTACCGAAATATACCAAATTCCTACTCGTAACGTCACAGACGGCGCTGTGAAAAAACTGGACACTTCTAATAATATCTATGCAAATCACTTTAACGAATTAGACAGGAAAAATGATCTACAAATGGGCAATATACAACAGCCCCAAAACAAACAGAAGGGTCTATATCACAGAACATCTTTTGAAGAAAGTCTTAGAGGATTACCAGAAGCAGGAGAACAGAATCTGGAAACCCAAAAGCAAAAAATGGTACCACCTGTGAGACAATCTTTAATTTCTTCAGACTCTCTGTTATATGAACTAACAGAATTTCCAGTTTATTCACCagaaaaacaatacttttacGAGAGGCTTGACGAACGATATCCACGAAGAGGTCTGGTTCCAGAAGAGACTAATGATTTTGCTAGGCTACAATCAGAGATAATCGTTCATGAAGTGGACACGCTGAGCGAGGCTGGCTCTGAGGATGTGGAGCTTATTCCTCATCGCTACGAGAGCCAATCTTCCGGTCAAAAGCATATCTATGTCAATAGGCTGTCCTTGGCAGTGGAGTTACTCAAAACTCAGGAAGCTCTTCCTTACGATGAAGAATTCAAACCACTTCCAGTTGGCGATGGTGAACAAGGAAATGAGACAGGTACAATGGCGTTCATAGAAGATTATTTCAGTGAGTCTCCTAGGGAGTATATCTACAGCGCAATCGAAGGAGAAATGAATCCAGGATTTGTTGATGAATCCCAGTTTGAGGATTATGATGATCCTGTTTTTAAACTTAACGCAGCGTACAGTTACCTTCAGTCAGATGTCTTCAAAAGAGAAAATCTTGAAAAGGTTGGACGATGCCAACCCACAATAACAAATCAG GTCAACGAGACGTTGGATGACAATACTCACTCACCAAACGGATATACGAAGTTTGGAACGTTACCAAGACAAAAGGCCATCTGTCCAGACATTCGTCAAGGACACTTCCGAACGTCTTGTGGCCCATGTTGTGTAACAATGTGA